From the genome of Buchnera aphidicola (Muscaphis stroyani), one region includes:
- the rsmA gene encoding 16S rRNA (adenine(1518)-N(6)/adenine(1519)-N(6))-dimethyltransferase RsmA — translation MILKKAKYFPKKKLGQNFLINKKIVQDIVNIINPKITQILVEIGPGFAALTKPICKLVNNLIVIEIDATLLKFLEKQSFYSKLIIFCQDALRFDYLNLYHQKKNIRIFGNLPYNISTSLIIHLLNQIHIVEDMHFMLQKEVADRLTATPGNKSYGRLSIITQYYCKVKTLLKVSAKNFLPIPKVDSAFVSLIPHTNHPYFLYNINTLSYITNIAFQKRRKMIRHSLSNVFTEQLLIRLGINPELRAENITINQYCQLSNYFFNHIKRLKI, via the coding sequence ATGATTTTAAAAAAAGCAAAATATTTTCCTAAAAAAAAATTAGGTCAAAATTTTTTAATAAATAAAAAAATTGTCCAAGATATTGTTAATATAATTAATCCAAAAATAACACAGATATTAGTAGAAATTGGTCCTGGTTTCGCTGCACTAACAAAACCAATATGTAAATTAGTAAACAATTTAATTGTTATTGAAATTGATGCAACTTTATTAAAATTTCTAGAAAAACAATCATTTTATTCAAAATTAATAATATTTTGTCAGGATGCTTTAAGATTTGATTATTTAAATTTATACCATCAAAAAAAAAATATTCGAATTTTTGGAAATTTGCCATATAATATTTCTACTTCTTTAATTATTCATTTGTTAAATCAAATCCACATTGTTGAAGATATGCATTTTATGTTACAAAAGGAAGTAGCTGATCGTTTAACTGCTACTCCTGGTAATAAATCATATGGACGTTTAAGTATCATTACTCAGTATTATTGCAAAGTTAAAACATTGTTGAAAGTATCTGCTAAAAATTTTTTACCAATCCCTAAAGTAGATTCTGCATTTGTAAGTTTAATTCCTCATACTAATCATCCTTATTTTTTGTACAACATTAATACATTAAGCTATATTACGAATATAGCTTTTCAAAAGAGAAGAAAAATGATACGTCATAGCTTATCGAATGTATTTACAGAACAACTTTTAATTAGACTAGGGATTAATCCAGAATTAAGAGCAGAAAACATTACTATTAATCAGTATTGTCAGTTATCTAACTATTTTTTTAATCATATAAAACGTTTAAAAATATGA
- a CDS encoding symmetrical bis(5'-nucleosyl)-tetraphosphatase gives MSIYLVGDIHGCYEEFQLLLKKSSFNIEKDFLWVSGDLVSRGPDSIKVIKYLFSVRKRVKIVLGNHDLNLILIHSGIKKNKKENFFDEFLTSKDNLKLIYWLRSQPFVQIDHKNKIIMSHAGISPQWDICTAEKYSKKISEFLLSDNYALFLESMFDNNINYWSSNLNRLDRLRYSINVFTRMRYCYFDGRLNLSNKLSPLYVKHPLKPWFMFKTKIPSDYSIFFGHWSNLKGFDVPLPFFSLDTGCCWGGSLSMIRLEDKKWFSQSFIKKSVLK, from the coding sequence ATGAGCATTTATTTAGTTGGTGACATTCATGGTTGCTACGAAGAATTTCAATTGCTTTTAAAGAAGTCATCTTTTAACATTGAAAAAGATTTTCTATGGGTTTCTGGAGACTTAGTCTCAAGAGGTCCAGATTCTATAAAAGTTATAAAATATCTTTTTTCAGTTAGAAAACGGGTGAAAATAGTACTTGGCAATCATGATTTAAATTTAATCTTGATACATTCAGGAATCAAAAAAAATAAAAAAGAAAATTTTTTTGATGAATTTTTAACATCAAAAGATAATTTAAAATTAATTTATTGGTTAAGAAGTCAACCCTTTGTTCAAATTGATCATAAAAATAAAATTATCATGTCTCATGCAGGAATTAGTCCCCAATGGGACATATGTACTGCAGAAAAATATTCTAAAAAAATTTCAGAATTTTTGTTAAGTGATAATTATGCTTTGTTTTTAGAATCTATGTTTGATAATAATATAAATTATTGGAGTTCAAATCTCAATCGATTAGATCGATTGAGATACAGTATTAATGTTTTTACACGTATGCGTTATTGTTATTTTGACGGTCGGTTAAATTTATCTAATAAACTCTCTCCTCTTTATGTTAAACATCCTCTTAAGCCATGGTTTATGTTTAAAACTAAAATTCCTTCAGATTATTCTATTTTTTTTGGTCATTGGTCTAATTTAAAAGGATTTGATGTACCTCTACCATTTTTTTCATTAGATACTGGTTGTTGCTGGGGAGGAAGCTTGAGTATGATACGATTAGAAGATAAAAAATGGTTTTCTCAATCATTCATAAAAAAATCTGTTTTGAAATAA
- the folA gene encoding type 3 dihydrofolate reductase, translating into MNISLIAAISNNLIIGNNNSIPWHLPEDLKWFKKHTINKNVIMGRLTWESIKKPLLMRTNIVISRYKIKKKGIIWANSISHAINLTESNKEIMVIGGSKIYEQMLFYANKLYLTHIDININGDSYFPQYKLYPYWKTLFKQHFLKNKKNPYNYYFEILSR; encoded by the coding sequence ATGAACATCAGTTTAATTGCTGCTATTTCTAATAATTTAATCATTGGCAATAACAACTCAATTCCTTGGCATCTTCCAGAAGATTTAAAATGGTTTAAAAAACATACCATAAATAAAAATGTTATTATGGGACGTTTGACTTGGGAATCGATTAAAAAACCACTATTAATGAGAACAAATATAGTAATTAGTCGTTATAAAATTAAAAAAAAAGGAATTATTTGGGCTAACTCAATTTCTCATGCCATCAATTTAACTGAATCTAACAAAGAGATTATGGTAATTGGAGGATCTAAAATATATGAACAAATGCTGTTTTATGCCAATAAATTGTATTTAACTCATATTGATATTAACATTAATGGAGATTCTTATTTTCCTCAATATAAATTATATCCATACTGGAAAACATTATTTAAACAGCATTTTTTAAAAAATAAAAAAAATCCTTATAACTATTATTTTGAAATTCTATCGAGATAA
- the carB gene encoding carbamoyl-phosphate synthase large subunit produces MPKSTDIKSILILGAGPIVIGQACEFDYSGAQACKALKEEGYRIILVNSNPATIMTDPCMADATYIESIHWKTVQNIIKKEKPDALLPTMGGQTALNCALELDQKGVLKKFNVHMIGATVNAIKKAEDRKLFEHSMRKIKLNTAKCGIAHNIKEALLVSNNVGFPCIIRPSFTMGGHGGGIAYNHEEFKEICERGLSLSPSTELLIDESLIGWKEYEMEVVRDKNDNCIIVCSIENLDPMGIHTGDSITVAPAQTLTDKEYQVMRNASISILKEIGVETGGANVQFAVNPKDGRMIVIEMNPRVSRSSALASKATGFPIAKIAAKLSIGYTLDELSNDITGMNTTASFEPSIDYIVTKIPRFNFEKFLGCNDRLTTQMKSVGEVMAIGRTFQESIQKAIHGLEVGSNGFNSKISNIKNPQNLMKIRHELKEAGSERLWYIGDAFRLGMSINDVFELTFIDPWFLVQIQEIIILEKKISKKGFFGLNKNFLYFIKRKGFSDSRIAFLTKNKESEIRQLRFKLNLHPVYKRIDTCSAEFSTETAYMYSTWEEECESHPTNNSKKIIILGGGPNRIGQGIEFDYCCVHASQALREDGFESIMINCNPETVSTDYDISDRLYFEPITLENILEIVRIEKPKGIIIQYGGQTPLKLARKFQKEGIPIIGTSPDSIDQAEDRHRFQKIVTKLKLKQPLNATVFNLKEAHEKAIEIGYPIMVRPSYVLGGRAMEIVYEPCDLDDYFSNVIKEKNIKPILLDQYLNYAIEVDVDAICDGKTVFIGGIMEHIEQAGIHSGDSACSLPAYTLTKKIQNDIKNQVKKLAFELSVRGLMNVQFAIKDNQVYIIEVNPRAARTVPFVSKAIGLALAKISARVMYGKTLLEQGFSKEIIPPYFSVKEAVLPFDKFQGVDPILGPEMRSTGEVMGIGKNFSEAFSKAIFSTPNNNIKKSGRVLLSVRDDDKKRIANLAIELKKIGFKIDATKGTSIALKKAGISSRLVNKVYEGRPHIQDRLKNSEYSYIVNTTSCNQGIKDSKLICRSALQYRVHYDTTLNGAFATVSSLNQNPIKNIKCLQEIHKKIKYKNL; encoded by the coding sequence ATGCCTAAATCTACTGATATCAAATCCATTTTGATTCTTGGAGCAGGACCGATAGTAATCGGACAAGCGTGTGAGTTTGATTATTCAGGCGCACAAGCATGCAAAGCTTTAAAAGAGGAAGGTTATAGAATCATTTTAGTCAATTCAAACCCGGCTACTATTATGACAGATCCATGCATGGCAGATGCTACATATATTGAATCAATACATTGGAAAACAGTGCAAAATATTATTAAAAAGGAAAAACCCGATGCATTACTGCCAACAATGGGAGGTCAAACTGCTCTTAATTGTGCTTTAGAATTAGATCAAAAAGGAGTGCTAAAAAAATTTAATGTTCATATGATAGGTGCTACAGTTAATGCTATTAAAAAAGCCGAAGATAGAAAATTATTTGAACATTCGATGAGAAAGATAAAATTAAATACTGCGAAATGTGGCATTGCTCACAATATCAAAGAAGCTTTATTAGTATCAAATAATGTAGGTTTTCCATGCATTATTCGACCTTCTTTTACCATGGGCGGTCACGGAGGCGGAATTGCGTATAATCATGAAGAATTTAAAGAAATTTGTGAAAGAGGACTTTCATTATCTCCAAGTACAGAGCTTTTGATAGATGAATCTCTGATAGGATGGAAAGAGTATGAAATGGAAGTTGTAAGAGATAAAAATGATAATTGCATTATTGTTTGTTCAATTGAAAATCTTGATCCTATGGGGATTCATACCGGTGATTCTATCACTGTAGCTCCTGCACAAACTCTTACTGATAAAGAATATCAAGTAATGAGAAATGCTTCTATATCTATTTTAAAAGAAATTGGAGTTGAAACTGGAGGAGCTAATGTTCAATTTGCAGTAAATCCAAAAGATGGAAGAATGATTGTTATTGAAATGAATCCTAGAGTTTCTCGTTCATCAGCTTTAGCTTCTAAAGCAACCGGATTTCCAATTGCAAAAATAGCAGCTAAATTATCTATTGGATATACATTAGACGAACTTTCAAATGACATTACAGGAATGAATACTACAGCATCATTTGAGCCGTCGATAGATTACATAGTTACTAAAATTCCAAGATTTAATTTTGAAAAATTTTTAGGATGTAATGATAGATTAACTACTCAAATGAAATCTGTTGGAGAAGTAATGGCTATAGGGCGTACTTTTCAAGAATCAATACAAAAAGCTATTCATGGACTAGAAGTTGGATCGAATGGTTTTAATTCTAAAATATCTAATATCAAAAATCCACAAAATTTAATGAAAATTAGACATGAATTAAAAGAAGCTGGTTCTGAACGACTTTGGTACATAGGAGATGCTTTTCGATTAGGAATGTCAATTAATGATGTATTTGAATTAACATTTATTGATCCTTGGTTTCTAGTTCAAATTCAAGAAATCATTATTCTAGAAAAAAAAATTTCTAAAAAAGGATTTTTTGGACTCAACAAAAATTTTCTATATTTTATTAAAAGAAAAGGTTTTTCTGATTCAAGAATAGCATTTTTAACAAAGAATAAAGAATCTGAAATACGTCAACTTCGTTTTAAATTAAATTTACATCCAGTATATAAAAGAATTGATACATGCTCCGCTGAGTTTTCAACCGAAACAGCATATATGTACTCAACATGGGAAGAAGAATGTGAATCTCATCCAACTAACAATTCTAAAAAAATTATTATATTAGGCGGAGGACCTAATAGAATAGGGCAAGGTATAGAATTCGACTATTGTTGTGTGCATGCTTCTCAAGCGTTGAGAGAAGATGGTTTTGAATCAATTATGATTAATTGTAATCCAGAAACTGTTTCCACTGATTATGATATTTCAGATCGCCTTTATTTTGAACCTATTACATTAGAGAATATTTTAGAAATAGTCAGAATAGAAAAACCAAAAGGTATTATTATTCAATATGGAGGTCAAACACCATTAAAATTAGCTCGAAAATTTCAAAAAGAAGGAATTCCAATTATAGGAACAAGTCCAGATTCAATTGATCAAGCGGAAGATCGTCATCGTTTTCAAAAAATTGTTACTAAGTTAAAATTAAAACAACCATTAAACGCTACTGTATTTAATTTGAAAGAAGCTCATGAAAAAGCAATAGAAATTGGTTACCCTATAATGGTTAGACCATCTTATGTTTTAGGTGGAAGAGCCATGGAAATTGTATATGAACCATGCGATCTGGATGACTATTTCAGTAACGTTATAAAAGAAAAAAACATAAAGCCTATTTTGTTAGATCAATATTTAAATTATGCTATAGAAGTTGATGTTGATGCTATTTGTGATGGAAAAACCGTTTTTATCGGTGGGATAATGGAGCATATTGAACAAGCAGGGATTCATTCTGGAGATTCCGCATGTTCTTTGCCAGCTTACACCTTAACCAAAAAAATTCAAAATGACATTAAAAATCAAGTAAAAAAACTAGCTTTTGAATTATCTGTCAGAGGATTAATGAATGTTCAATTTGCTATTAAAGATAATCAAGTATACATTATTGAAGTAAATCCAAGAGCAGCTCGTACAGTTCCCTTTGTTTCAAAAGCAATAGGTTTGGCATTAGCTAAAATTTCTGCAAGAGTTATGTATGGAAAAACGCTATTAGAACAAGGATTTTCTAAAGAAATTATTCCTCCGTACTTTTCTGTTAAAGAAGCAGTGCTTCCTTTTGATAAATTTCAAGGAGTAGATCCTATATTAGGACCTGAAATGCGTTCGACAGGGGAAGTTATGGGAATCGGAAAAAATTTTTCAGAAGCGTTTTCTAAAGCGATTTTCAGTACTCCAAATAATAATATAAAAAAATCAGGTCGTGTTCTTTTATCAGTTAGAGATGACGATAAAAAAAGAATTGCTAATTTAGCCATTGAACTAAAAAAAATAGGATTTAAAATAGATGCTACAAAAGGAACCTCTATAGCTTTAAAAAAAGCAGGAATTTCATCTCGATTAGTAAACAAAGTTTATGAAGGTCGTCCACATATACAAGACAGACTAAAAAATAGTGAATATTCTTATATAGTGAATACAACTTCTTGTAATCAAGGAATTAAAGACTCAAAATTAATATGTCGTAGCGCTTTGCAATATAGAGTGCACTATGACACTACATTAAATGGCGCGTTTGCTACTGTCTCTTCATTAAATCAAAACCCAATAAAAAACATAAAATGTTTACAAGAAATACATAAAAAAATAAAATACAAAAATTTATAA
- the carA gene encoding glutamine-hydrolyzing carbamoyl-phosphate synthase small subunit, producing MIRLAVLVLEDGTKFHGKFVGSIGTTVGEVVFNTSITGYQEIITDPSYSHQIITLTHPHIGNVGTNENDEESSQIYAKGLVIRDMSPIASNYRNKKELSFYLKKNNIVAISDIDTRKLTRILRTKGSQNGCIIEDKKENYPIAHEYAKNFISLQGLDLAKEVTTKFIYNWKTGTICNRKKNVSSIQKKTYLCHVIVYDYGVKRNILRMLVDRGCYLTVVPAQTDPKKVLSMNPDGIFLSNGPGDPRPCQYAINSIQYFLKKNIPIFGICLGHQLLALSIGANITKMKFGHHGANHPVKEIKTNRVIITSQNHSFTVDIKNLPNNIEITHSSLFDGTLQGLSLKDKNAFSFQGHPEASPGPHDASSLFDHFIRLIINQRTKTQ from the coding sequence TTGATTCGATTAGCAGTGTTGGTTTTAGAAGATGGAACTAAATTTCACGGAAAATTTGTTGGATCCATTGGAACGACCGTAGGTGAAGTTGTATTTAACACATCTATAACTGGCTACCAAGAAATAATTACTGATCCTTCTTATTCGCACCAAATAATTACATTAACTCATCCTCATATTGGAAATGTTGGGACTAACGAAAATGATGAAGAATCATCTCAAATCTATGCTAAGGGACTTGTTATTCGCGACATGTCGCCTATAGCAAGTAATTATCGTAATAAAAAAGAATTATCTTTTTATTTAAAAAAAAACAATATTGTTGCAATATCAGACATTGATACTAGAAAATTAACCCGTATTTTGAGAACTAAAGGATCTCAAAATGGATGTATCATAGAAGATAAAAAAGAAAATTATCCCATAGCACATGAATACGCCAAAAATTTTATAAGTTTACAGGGTTTAGATTTAGCTAAAGAAGTTACTACTAAATTCATATATAATTGGAAAACAGGAACAATTTGTAATAGAAAAAAAAACGTATCTTCTATTCAAAAAAAAACATATTTATGTCATGTAATTGTATACGATTATGGAGTTAAACGAAATATACTGCGCATGCTTGTTGATAGAGGTTGCTATTTAACTGTTGTTCCTGCTCAAACTGATCCAAAAAAAGTGTTAAGCATGAATCCTGACGGAATATTTTTATCTAATGGACCAGGAGATCCTAGACCTTGTCAATATGCTATTAATTCAATTCAATATTTTTTAAAAAAAAATATACCAATTTTTGGAATATGCTTAGGACATCAACTATTAGCTTTATCTATCGGAGCAAATATCACTAAAATGAAATTTGGCCATCACGGTGCAAATCATCCTGTAAAAGAAATTAAAACAAATCGAGTCATTATCACATCTCAAAACCATAGTTTTACCGTTGATATAAAAAATTTACCAAATAACATAGAAATTACACATAGCTCTCTTTTTGATGGTACCTTGCAAGGACTTTCCTTAAAAGATAAAAACGCTTTTAGTTTTCAAGGACATCCAGAAGCAAGTCCTGGGCCACATGACGCTTCATCTTTATTTGATCATTTTATTCGATTAATTATTAATCAACGAACTAAAACTCAGTAA
- the dapB gene encoding 4-hydroxy-tetrahydrodipicolinate reductase produces MKKKTRIAISGPMGRMGKMLVKESQKNKSVQLTTVLVEKNHLLIGKDIGESIGIGKIGVFASDKINSNINDFDVLIDFTKPNGTLKYLKYCSKLKKNIVIGTTGFSNQEMEVIKSYSKKISIMISANFSIGINIVLNLIEKATHIIGNNSDIDIIEFHHRNKIDSPSGTALAIGKVISNAMNWNLDEHSLYLKKGINGIREEKKISFSSIRSGNTIGKHTTMFSNSNEQIKITHIASNRISFAQGAIQAAIWIHQKNRGLFNMMDVLKF; encoded by the coding sequence ATGAAAAAAAAAACTCGTATTGCTATTTCTGGACCTATGGGTCGCATGGGTAAAATGCTTGTAAAGGAATCACAAAAAAATAAAAGTGTGCAATTAACCACAGTATTAGTTGAAAAGAATCATTTGTTAATTGGAAAAGATATAGGAGAAAGCATTGGGATTGGGAAAATAGGAGTTTTTGCAAGTGATAAAATAAACTCTAATATAAATGATTTTGATGTTTTAATAGATTTTACAAAACCCAATGGAACACTGAAATATCTTAAATACTGCTCTAAATTAAAAAAAAATATTGTCATCGGTACAACTGGATTTTCAAATCAAGAAATGGAAGTGATCAAATCATATTCTAAAAAAATCAGTATCATGATTTCAGCTAATTTTAGCATAGGAATTAACATAGTTCTGAACTTAATTGAAAAAGCAACTCACATTATAGGAAATAATTCAGATATCGATATCATTGAATTTCATCATCGCAATAAAATAGATTCTCCTTCAGGAACGGCTTTGGCTATAGGGAAAGTAATATCAAATGCTATGAATTGGAATTTAGACGAACATTCTTTATATCTAAAAAAAGGTATTAATGGAATAAGAGAAGAAAAAAAAATTAGCTTTTCTAGTATACGATCAGGAAATACTATTGGAAAACATACTACTATGTTTTCTAACTCTAATGAACAAATTAAAATTACTCATATAGCTTCTAATCGTATATCTTTTGCTCAAGGTGCAATTCAAGCGGCAATATGGATTCATCAAAAAAATAGGGGTTTATTTAACATGATGGATGTATTAAAATTTTAA
- the ispH gene encoding 4-hydroxy-3-methylbut-2-enyl diphosphate reductase, whose product MDIILANPRGFCAGVKRAILIVENALKIYKKKIYVNHEIVHNKSIVNYFRIKGVIFVKKISQIPNKSIVVFSAHGVSKKVEKEAIKKKLTILNATCPLVTKVHREVSKSSQKGIETIFVGHKGHPEVNGTIGQYDNNKEKIHLVQSVKDVQKLSIKNGKKLNFFTQTTLSVNETKFIVSSLKKKFPHIKGPDKDDICYATTDRQKAVFKISKITDMLLVIGSKNSSNSNRLVELGRETGVFSKLIDSFVDIKKEWLHNVKYIGVTAGASAPNILVIEVIQYLKKLGAKRLFEMKGIADNKIFPIPKNLICLNR is encoded by the coding sequence ATGGACATCATACTAGCTAATCCAAGAGGTTTTTGTGCAGGAGTTAAAAGAGCTATTTTAATAGTCGAAAATGCTTTAAAAATTTATAAAAAAAAAATATATGTTAATCATGAAATTGTACATAATAAGAGTATAGTAAATTACTTTCGGATCAAAGGAGTAATCTTTGTTAAAAAAATCTCACAAATTCCAAATAAATCAATAGTTGTTTTTTCTGCTCATGGTGTGTCAAAAAAAGTTGAAAAAGAAGCTATAAAAAAAAAACTAACTATCTTAAACGCAACTTGTCCGCTAGTTACAAAAGTGCACAGAGAGGTATCAAAATCTAGTCAAAAAGGAATAGAGACAATTTTTGTTGGACATAAAGGACACCCAGAAGTAAATGGAACTATTGGTCAATATGACAACAATAAAGAAAAAATACATCTTGTTCAGTCAGTAAAAGATGTACAAAAACTATCCATTAAAAATGGAAAAAAATTAAATTTTTTTACTCAAACTACTCTTTCGGTTAATGAAACAAAATTCATTGTTTCTTCTTTAAAAAAAAAATTTCCACATATTAAAGGTCCCGATAAAGATGATATATGTTATGCAACAACTGATCGTCAAAAAGCAGTTTTTAAAATTTCAAAAATTACTGATATGTTGTTAGTTATTGGATCTAAAAATTCGTCTAATTCTAACAGATTAGTCGAATTAGGTCGAGAAACTGGAGTATTTTCAAAACTCATTGATTCATTTGTTGATATTAAAAAAGAATGGTTGCATAACGTAAAATACATTGGAGTTACAGCAGGCGCTTCTGCCCCTAATATATTAGTTATAGAAGTGATTCAGTATTTAAAAAAATTAGGAGCCAAACGACTGTTTGAAATGAAAGGAATAGCAGATAATAAAATCTTTCCAATTCCTAAAAATTTAATTTGTTTAAATCGTTAA
- the lspA gene encoding signal peptidase II, which yields MKNKINSIYIIILIFSIDLFSKNWIINHLKIHEKKIISSILNIFYVKNYGAAFNMLSNQGGWQIWFLSFVSIISILIIIKIVVNTKNEYKNQIIPYTLIISGAIGNLSDRIFRGFVIDFIDLHIKNFHFPTFNIADFSIFIGAIVIGIRHYFFTNFD from the coding sequence ATGAAAAATAAAATCAATTCAATATATATAATAATTTTAATCTTTTCTATTGATTTATTTAGTAAAAATTGGATTATAAATCACCTTAAAATACATGAAAAAAAAATAATATCTTCAATATTAAATATTTTTTATGTAAAAAATTACGGGGCTGCATTTAATATGCTATCAAATCAAGGAGGATGGCAAATATGGTTTTTATCATTCGTCAGCATAATTTCTATATTGATAATAATCAAAATCGTTGTTAATACGAAAAATGAATATAAAAATCAAATAATTCCGTATACTTTAATTATCTCAGGAGCAATAGGAAATTTATCAGACCGAATATTCCGTGGATTTGTAATTGACTTTATCGATTTACATATTAAAAATTTTCATTTTCCTACATTCAACATAGCTGATTTTAGTATTTTCATTGGGGCAATTGTTATAGGAATACGACATTATTTTTTTACAAATTTTGATTAA